The proteins below are encoded in one region of Microbacterium pygmaeum:
- a CDS encoding DUF2256 domain-containing protein, whose amino-acid sequence MRIARRPGPCQHLPHRPRGGLGRTVPRSPAQTKECLHCGRPFADRKRWASRGQWEAVHYCSVKCRAAARRARGPA is encoded by the coding sequence ATGCGCATTGCCCGGCGGCCCGGCCCCTGTCAACACCTTCCTCATCGACCCCGGGGCGGATTGGGTAGGACAGTGCCCCGATCGCCTGCTCAGACCAAGGAATGCCTGCACTGCGGGCGTCCGTTCGCGGACCGCAAGCGCTGGGCGTCCCGCGGACAGTGGGAGGCAGTGCACTACTGCTCCGTGAAGTGTCGAGCGGCGGCTCGCCGCGCGAGGGGCCCGGCGTGA
- a CDS encoding carbohydrate ABC transporter permease, whose translation MTESTILSPSAPGVPGIPTGVVAPPAPRPPRASRSPRAGTVFTHVFLVVGGLIMVFPFVWQVLMSLSTNSQVMSVPPTFWPGELQFGNFAEVFEKIPFFNQLWVSILITGLRTLGQLILCTLAGYAFARMPFRGKNIVFAIVLSLLMVPPQIYLIPQYLIIQDLGLLNTAFGVALPGFFSAFGIFLMRQAFVGLPYELEEAARLDGANPLQTFFRVMLPLVGPSLSALIIITVLWSWNDLLWPLVVATRAKDMPLSVGLATLQGQFSTDYSVLMAASLLATLPVLILFLVLQKRVVQGLAFSGMKG comes from the coding sequence TTGACTGAGTCGACCATCCTCTCACCGAGCGCACCGGGCGTGCCCGGCATCCCGACCGGCGTGGTCGCGCCCCCTGCGCCGCGCCCGCCTCGCGCGTCGCGATCCCCGCGGGCCGGCACGGTTTTCACCCACGTGTTCCTCGTGGTAGGTGGGCTGATCATGGTCTTCCCGTTCGTCTGGCAGGTCCTGATGTCCCTGTCGACGAACTCTCAGGTGATGAGCGTTCCGCCCACCTTCTGGCCGGGAGAGCTCCAGTTCGGCAACTTCGCAGAGGTGTTCGAGAAGATTCCGTTCTTCAACCAGCTGTGGGTGTCGATCCTCATCACGGGCCTGCGCACACTGGGCCAGCTCATCCTCTGCACTCTTGCCGGGTACGCGTTCGCACGTATGCCGTTCCGGGGCAAGAACATCGTGTTCGCGATCGTCCTGTCGTTGCTGATGGTCCCGCCGCAGATCTACCTCATCCCTCAGTACCTGATCATCCAAGACCTCGGTCTGCTGAACACCGCGTTCGGCGTCGCCCTGCCCGGCTTCTTCAGCGCCTTCGGCATCTTCCTCATGCGCCAGGCCTTCGTCGGCCTGCCCTATGAGCTGGAGGAGGCCGCCAGGCTGGACGGGGCGAATCCTTTGCAGACGTTCTTTCGCGTGATGCTTCCGCTCGTGGGCCCCAGTCTCAGCGCGCTGATCATCATCACTGTCCTGTGGTCGTGGAACGACCTGCTGTGGCCACTCGTGGTGGCCACGCGAGCAAAAGACATGCCATTGTCCGTAGGGCTGGCGACACTCCAGGGCCAGTTCTCCACCGATTACTCCGTGCTGATGGCGGCGAGTCTGCTCGCTACCCTGCCGGTCCTGATCCTGTTCCTCGTGTTGCAGAAGAGAGTGGTCCAAGGCCTCGCGTTCTCCGGGATGAAGGGGTAA
- a CDS encoding ABC transporter substrate-binding protein yields the protein MRGKFAAAALGSAMLVALTGCAGAAPGTDDSADGELSGELTYAIWDERQQPAMEAMAAAFTEQHPDVSISVEVTPFSQYWTKLQTQGSAKELPDVFWMNGPNAKVYAPSGLLEPIDALVESGEVDPSNYPEALNELYTLDGTQWGVPKDFDTIGVWYNTALLAKAGVAEPTADWTWDDFAVAAQTVSDTLAAEGTYGVVAELTGQQSYYDTIFQAGGYVISDDMKKSGYDDPKTIAGLQYWTDLIASGASPSVQQLSDTLPNQWFTSGKAAFYWAGSWLASEIAASPVAADVKTAPMPVEEKAATVIHGVANVIAADGKNKAAAAAFQAYLGSEDAALISADMRAAIPAFNGTQQAWVDSEPTFGLQMFLDATEYAVPDPESYNTTAWRELEYELLPQAFSGERPTEEVAKELAERMNELLAEE from the coding sequence ATGAGAGGTAAATTCGCTGCGGCCGCACTCGGCTCCGCGATGCTCGTCGCCCTGACCGGATGCGCCGGAGCCGCACCAGGCACGGACGACTCCGCCGACGGCGAGCTCAGCGGCGAACTCACGTACGCGATCTGGGATGAGCGACAGCAGCCGGCGATGGAGGCGATGGCCGCCGCATTCACCGAGCAGCATCCCGATGTCAGCATTTCCGTCGAGGTGACTCCTTTCAGCCAATACTGGACGAAGCTGCAGACGCAGGGCTCGGCCAAGGAGCTGCCAGACGTCTTCTGGATGAACGGCCCGAACGCCAAGGTCTACGCACCGAGCGGGCTCCTCGAGCCGATCGACGCGCTCGTCGAGAGCGGCGAGGTGGACCCGTCGAACTACCCCGAAGCCCTTAACGAGCTGTACACGTTGGACGGAACTCAGTGGGGCGTTCCGAAAGACTTCGACACGATCGGCGTCTGGTACAACACCGCTCTGCTCGCGAAGGCAGGCGTGGCCGAGCCCACCGCCGACTGGACATGGGACGACTTCGCCGTCGCCGCACAGACTGTCAGCGACACCCTCGCGGCCGAGGGCACCTACGGCGTGGTCGCCGAGCTGACCGGCCAGCAGAGCTACTACGACACCATCTTCCAGGCCGGCGGGTACGTCATCTCGGACGACATGAAGAAGTCCGGCTATGACGATCCGAAGACGATTGCCGGGTTGCAGTACTGGACGGATCTCATCGCCTCCGGGGCGTCCCCGTCCGTCCAGCAGCTCTCAGACACCCTCCCGAACCAGTGGTTCACGTCCGGCAAGGCGGCGTTCTACTGGGCCGGCAGCTGGCTGGCGAGCGAAATCGCGGCATCACCCGTTGCCGCCGATGTGAAGACCGCGCCTATGCCCGTCGAGGAAAAGGCAGCAACCGTGATCCACGGTGTGGCCAACGTCATCGCAGCAGACGGCAAGAACAAGGCAGCCGCCGCTGCCTTCCAGGCGTACCTCGGCTCAGAGGATGCCGCTCTGATCTCGGCCGACATGCGCGCGGCGATTCCGGCTTTCAACGGCACGCAGCAGGCCTGGGTGGACTCCGAGCCGACGTTCGGACTGCAGATGTTCCTCGACGCGACCGAGTACGCGGTGCCCGACCCCGAGTCGTACAACACGACAGCGTGGCGCGAGCTCGAATACGAACTGCTGCCGCAGGCCTTCTCGGGCGAACGACCCACTGAAGAGGTCGCCAAGGAACTGGCCGAGCGGATGAACGAACTCCTGGCGGAAGAGTGA
- a CDS encoding IS481 family transposase: MKPKNLVIVRAVREQGLSHAEAAARFGVTRQWVHALVTRYDTDGPDGVAPRSRAPRTRPGATPAAIRERVIALRVQLTANGADAGPATIAWHLEQEGRPAPSTSTIRRILHAEGLVIPAPSKRPRSSYIRFEADLPNECWQADITHWYLTDGTRVEILDFLDDHSRLLLDIRAAPAFTGPMVVTAMTDLISQYGPPLSTLTDNGLVFTTRLARHKGARGGFEKLLAVHGITQKNGRPGHPQTQGKIERFHQTLKRWLTARPHPATIADLQLLLTQFQTWYNTQRPHRSIGRRTPEQAYTALPKATPTGPARSEWRSRTDKVDRDGKVTLRYAGKLRHLGIGKAHAGTPVLLLIHDRDVVTSNANTGEIIAEHTIDPNRDYQPRKP; encoded by the coding sequence GTGAAGCCGAAGAACCTCGTCATCGTCCGCGCCGTTCGCGAGCAGGGCCTCAGTCATGCTGAAGCCGCCGCTCGGTTCGGCGTCACCCGCCAATGGGTCCATGCACTCGTCACCCGTTACGACACCGACGGCCCCGACGGGGTCGCCCCGCGTTCCCGGGCCCCACGCACGCGACCCGGCGCGACACCGGCCGCGATCCGCGAACGGGTCATCGCTCTGCGCGTCCAGCTGACCGCGAACGGTGCCGACGCGGGACCGGCGACGATCGCGTGGCATCTCGAGCAGGAAGGACGCCCAGCCCCATCGACGTCGACGATCCGTCGCATCCTCCACGCCGAGGGGCTCGTCATCCCCGCACCATCCAAACGCCCCCGCAGCTCCTACATCCGGTTCGAAGCGGACCTGCCCAACGAGTGCTGGCAAGCCGACATCACCCACTGGTACCTCACCGACGGCACCCGGGTCGAGATCCTCGACTTCCTCGACGACCACTCCCGGCTCCTACTCGACATCCGAGCCGCGCCCGCGTTCACCGGTCCCATGGTTGTCACCGCGATGACCGACCTGATCAGCCAATACGGGCCACCCCTGTCCACACTCACGGACAACGGACTCGTGTTCACCACCCGCCTGGCCCGCCACAAAGGCGCCCGCGGCGGGTTCGAGAAACTCCTCGCCGTCCACGGCATCACCCAGAAGAACGGCCGCCCCGGGCACCCTCAAACCCAGGGGAAGATCGAACGCTTCCACCAGACCCTGAAACGCTGGCTCACCGCCCGCCCCCACCCGGCAACCATCGCCGACCTGCAACTCCTGCTGACCCAGTTCCAGACCTGGTACAACACGCAGCGCCCGCACCGTTCGATCGGCCGACGCACCCCCGAGCAGGCCTACACGGCCCTGCCGAAAGCGACCCCGACCGGGCCGGCCCGATCCGAATGGCGCTCCCGCACCGACAAAGTCGACCGCGACGGGAAAGTCACCCTCCGCTACGCCGGGAAACTCCGCCACCTCGGCATCGGCAAAGCCCACGCCGGCACCCCCGTGCTCCTCCTCATCCACGACCGCGACGTCGTCACCAGCAACGCGAACACCGGCGAAATCATCGCCGAACACACCATCGACCCCAACCGCGACTACCAACCCCGGAAACCGTGA
- a CDS encoding cryptochrome/photolyase family protein, which yields MNAALVLATQQFAEHPALEDPDIDEIFIVESPGRFRRLPYHQHKIVLLLAATRHSVERWRAEGRTVRHVRLDDDLSFAAGVGRLVEKHHPDGLAWMSATDRGVDERLHRLCDQLGLRSKTYPDNLFLTSEAESDRWFLEHSGARMEDFYRWQRRRTGILMEKGKPAGRRWNFDEDNRHPLPKVGLDIPAAPHEAPDQITREVMAEVERRFSDHPGRAADFWLPVAPESARAWLDHFVQERLLEFGRYEDAMAADEHVLFHSVISPLLNIGLLTVDEVIDSVSRHGEAPLASVEGFIRQVIGWREYMRGMYRAHPELEHVNALGLSRRLEGWWYTNDGVPAEVPRPVRTVLDRVHRWGYAHHIERLMVLSNWMLLQGYAPGEVNRWFLSLFVDAYDWVMVPNVMGMGQYADGGLVGTKPYISGGAYLQKMGSWWNSAQEAKDSAYTEAYWAFLDRHEEQLVGNPRLSLPLAQMRTRRGE from the coding sequence GTGAACGCAGCGCTCGTCCTGGCTACGCAACAGTTCGCTGAACACCCAGCCCTCGAGGATCCCGACATCGACGAGATCTTCATCGTGGAATCGCCAGGGCGGTTCCGACGCCTGCCATACCACCAGCACAAGATCGTGCTTCTGCTCGCCGCCACGCGACACAGCGTGGAGCGCTGGCGGGCGGAAGGCAGAACCGTTCGGCACGTGCGCCTCGACGACGACCTTTCGTTCGCAGCCGGCGTCGGCCGCCTTGTCGAAAAGCACCATCCCGACGGCCTGGCGTGGATGAGTGCGACCGATCGGGGTGTCGACGAACGGCTGCACCGGCTCTGCGATCAGCTCGGGCTCCGCTCCAAGACCTATCCCGACAACCTGTTCCTCACGAGCGAAGCCGAGAGTGACCGCTGGTTTCTCGAGCACTCGGGCGCACGAATGGAGGACTTCTATCGATGGCAGCGCCGCCGGACCGGCATCCTGATGGAGAAAGGCAAGCCCGCAGGCAGACGATGGAACTTCGATGAGGACAATCGGCATCCGCTGCCGAAGGTCGGCCTCGACATCCCGGCAGCGCCGCACGAAGCGCCCGACCAGATCACCAGGGAGGTGATGGCCGAGGTAGAGCGACGGTTCTCCGACCATCCCGGTCGGGCTGCGGACTTCTGGCTTCCGGTGGCACCGGAATCAGCGCGTGCATGGCTGGATCACTTCGTCCAGGAGCGTCTGCTCGAGTTCGGCCGCTACGAGGATGCGATGGCGGCGGATGAGCACGTCCTGTTCCACTCCGTCATCTCGCCTCTTCTCAACATCGGCCTGCTCACCGTGGACGAGGTCATCGACAGCGTCAGCCGACACGGTGAGGCACCGCTCGCCTCGGTGGAGGGGTTCATCCGGCAGGTGATCGGGTGGCGGGAGTACATGCGCGGCATGTATCGAGCGCATCCCGAACTCGAGCACGTCAACGCGTTGGGGCTGAGCAGACGACTCGAGGGATGGTGGTACACCAACGACGGCGTCCCAGCGGAGGTACCGCGACCGGTGCGGACCGTCCTTGACCGGGTGCACCGATGGGGATACGCCCACCACATCGAGCGGCTGATGGTGCTGAGCAATTGGATGCTGCTGCAGGGCTACGCGCCAGGCGAGGTGAATCGCTGGTTCCTCTCGCTCTTCGTCGACGCATACGACTGGGTCATGGTCCCGAACGTCATGGGGATGGGCCAATACGCCGACGGCGGCCTCGTCGGCACCAAGCCATACATCTCGGGCGGCGCCTACCTGCAGAAGATGGGCTCCTGGTGGAACTCAGCGCAGGAGGCGAAAGACTCGGCATACACCGAGGCCTACTGGGCGTTCCTCGACCGGCACGAGGAGCAGCTTGTGGGAAACCCGCGGCTCTCGCTCCCTCTGGCGCAGATGCGCACGCGTCGCGGCGAGTGA
- a CDS encoding carbohydrate ABC transporter permease, protein MSSPKLKSRPGGVSRPPGRGRGGSPARGRRDGLLWGWVFAAPAVLGLTVFYVWPLLQTAYFSFTEWGVFGGSTWVGTANYEKLFSDPTVVTSILNTVGYTLIVLLGVPIAVVAASLINRPGLRFAQLYRVLFFMPYVAMPVAVALVWRLMFNGDFGIINAALATVGVDGPYWTSTPGLALVALGIVGLWTSIGFNMIIISSGLSAIPQELYEAAQLDGAGGIRIFFSVTVPLLAPTLFFVVVITTINAFQVFDLLFALMGTANPAMAQTQTLIYFFYSEAFVANDKGYGAAIAVLILVVIGAVTAVQFRLQKRWATID, encoded by the coding sequence GTGAGCTCACCGAAGCTGAAGTCGCGGCCGGGGGGCGTTTCTCGCCCACCCGGCCGCGGCCGCGGCGGCAGTCCTGCCCGAGGCCGCCGCGACGGGCTGCTGTGGGGCTGGGTGTTCGCGGCGCCGGCTGTGCTGGGGTTGACGGTCTTCTACGTCTGGCCCCTCCTGCAGACCGCCTACTTCAGCTTCACCGAGTGGGGGGTCTTCGGAGGCTCGACCTGGGTCGGGACCGCGAACTACGAGAAGCTGTTCAGTGACCCCACCGTCGTCACGTCGATTCTGAACACCGTCGGCTATACGCTCATCGTCCTGCTCGGCGTCCCGATCGCCGTCGTCGCCGCCAGCCTCATCAACCGGCCGGGCCTGCGGTTCGCACAGCTATACCGTGTGCTGTTCTTCATGCCGTACGTGGCGATGCCGGTCGCGGTCGCCCTCGTATGGCGGCTGATGTTCAATGGCGACTTCGGGATCATCAACGCCGCGCTTGCGACGGTCGGCGTCGACGGGCCCTACTGGACCTCGACCCCGGGGCTCGCACTGGTCGCCCTGGGCATCGTGGGGCTGTGGACCTCGATCGGCTTCAACATGATCATCATCAGCTCTGGCCTCTCTGCTATCCCCCAGGAGCTGTACGAGGCCGCTCAGCTGGACGGCGCCGGTGGCATCCGCATCTTCTTCTCCGTGACGGTGCCGCTGCTCGCCCCGACCCTCTTCTTCGTCGTGGTCATCACCACCATCAATGCGTTCCAGGTCTTCGATCTGCTCTTCGCCCTGATGGGAACTGCGAATCCTGCGATGGCGCAGACGCAGACCTTGATCTACTTCTTCTACTCGGAGGCCTTCGTGGCGAACGACAAAGGCTATGGCGCGGCGATAGCAGTCTTGATCCTGGTCGTCATCGGCGCCGTCACTGCGGTGCAATTCCGTCTGCAGAAGCGGTGGGCGACCATTGACTGA
- a CDS encoding DeoR/GlpR family DNA-binding transcription regulator: MNRTDRWGRILETIAADGSVQVESLAETLDVSAATIRRDLDELAQQQMVVRTRGGAVSHSVSYDLPLRYKSSRQASEKQRIAAAAAELVADGSVVGINGGTTTTEVARALAARAGEPDLYGRSLTIVTNALNIASELAVRTNIKIVSTGGVPHPHSYELIGPYARHVLEQVHVDIAIVGVDAVDPVHGLTGHNEDESIINSLMVERARTVVVVADRTKLGMRSFSRICGIDAVDVLVTDDEASSELVDRFRSAGVRVICA, encoded by the coding sequence GTGAACCGCACAGACCGCTGGGGGCGCATCCTCGAGACGATCGCCGCCGACGGCTCGGTTCAGGTGGAATCCCTCGCCGAGACGTTGGACGTCTCTGCGGCGACGATCCGCCGCGATCTGGACGAGCTCGCCCAGCAGCAGATGGTGGTCCGAACCCGGGGCGGGGCGGTGTCCCATTCCGTGTCCTACGACCTGCCGCTTCGCTACAAGTCCTCGCGTCAGGCGTCCGAGAAGCAGCGGATCGCCGCCGCGGCGGCAGAGTTGGTCGCTGACGGTTCTGTCGTGGGCATCAACGGCGGCACCACGACGACCGAGGTCGCCCGGGCTCTGGCGGCCCGGGCGGGTGAGCCTGACCTCTACGGACGCAGCCTGACCATCGTCACCAATGCCCTGAACATCGCGAGCGAGCTCGCCGTACGAACCAACATCAAGATCGTCTCCACCGGCGGTGTGCCGCATCCGCATTCCTACGAGCTGATCGGCCCATACGCCCGTCACGTTCTGGAACAGGTCCACGTGGACATCGCGATCGTGGGCGTGGACGCGGTCGACCCCGTCCACGGACTGACCGGGCACAACGAGGATGAGTCGATCATCAACAGCCTCATGGTCGAGCGGGCGCGCACCGTCGTCGTCGTCGCCGACCGCACGAAGCTCGGAATGCGGTCGTTCTCGCGGATCTGCGGCATCGACGCAGTCGACGTTCTCGTGACAGATGACGAGGCTTCATCAGAGCTTGTCGACCGCTTCCGCTCTGCCGGCGTACGCGTCATCTGCGCCTGA
- a CDS encoding Gfo/Idh/MocA family protein — MVASPIPEEKAPLRVAVIGYGVRGRDLARWAENVSTPASLIGIVEHSERCRRDARADFGESVAILTDHYDLSSADVDAVIVATPDDTHAAIAIDLLERGIPIYLEKPIATTVVDADAILDTAARTGTRIYVGHNMRHTPMARVMKDVISSGEIGEVRGIWCRHFVGHGGDYYFKDWHADRARSTGLLLQKAAHDIDFMHWLADSYTDRVVGMGDLLVYGRIADRRDRAGERMKEWFSLDNWPPLAQTGLNPVVDVEDLSMVLMRLESGAMASYQQCHFTPDYWRNFTVIGTEGRAENFGDSGDGVVRVWKQRSGYNPTGDAEYAFTGAGFGHDSADHDCVDEFLRFVASGAAPVTSVVGGRQAVAVGVSATHSLRDGSAPQDIPPIDPDVSRYFEHGQHKILHSADR, encoded by the coding sequence ATGGTGGCTTCGCCCATCCCCGAGGAAAAGGCGCCGCTCCGCGTAGCCGTTATCGGCTACGGGGTTCGGGGTCGCGACCTCGCACGATGGGCCGAGAACGTTTCGACGCCGGCGTCGCTCATCGGCATCGTGGAGCACTCGGAACGGTGCCGGAGGGATGCTCGCGCCGACTTCGGCGAGTCGGTCGCGATTCTGACCGACCACTACGATCTGAGCAGCGCCGATGTCGACGCTGTCATCGTCGCCACGCCCGATGACACTCACGCCGCCATCGCGATCGACCTGCTCGAACGGGGCATCCCGATCTACCTCGAGAAGCCGATCGCGACCACCGTCGTGGACGCCGACGCCATCCTGGACACCGCAGCGCGAACCGGCACGCGGATCTACGTCGGCCACAATATGCGCCACACCCCGATGGCACGCGTGATGAAAGACGTCATCAGCAGCGGCGAGATCGGCGAGGTACGAGGAATCTGGTGCCGGCACTTCGTCGGGCACGGCGGGGACTACTACTTCAAGGACTGGCATGCCGACCGCGCCCGATCGACCGGACTGCTGCTGCAGAAGGCCGCGCACGACATCGACTTCATGCACTGGCTCGCTGACTCGTATACCGATCGCGTCGTCGGGATGGGCGACCTTCTCGTCTACGGTCGCATCGCCGACCGACGGGACAGGGCGGGGGAGCGGATGAAGGAGTGGTTCTCACTCGACAACTGGCCGCCGCTCGCGCAGACCGGCCTGAATCCCGTCGTCGACGTCGAAGACCTGTCGATGGTTCTGATGCGGCTCGAGTCCGGGGCGATGGCGAGCTACCAGCAGTGTCACTTCACTCCCGACTACTGGCGCAACTTCACCGTCATCGGCACCGAAGGCCGAGCGGAGAATTTCGGCGACAGCGGCGATGGTGTCGTCAGGGTCTGGAAGCAGCGCTCCGGGTACAACCCGACGGGCGACGCCGAGTACGCGTTCACCGGAGCCGGTTTCGGTCACGACTCGGCCGACCACGACTGCGTCGACGAGTTCCTCCGGTTCGTCGCATCGGGTGCCGCGCCGGTCACCTCGGTCGTCGGCGGCCGTCAGGCCGTCGCGGTGGGCGTTTCCGCGACGCACTCGCTCCGCGACGGCTCCGCGCCTCAGGACATTCCGCCCATCGACCCGGATGTCTCGCGCTACTTCGAACACGGACAGCACAAGATCCTCCACAGCGCTGACCGCTGA
- a CDS encoding M23 family metallopeptidase, with amino-acid sequence MITRRLRLLLACSAVTAAALISSCTASDLSDDPTSSASAPSPLQMPEEEAVDEFSPLIVSSVAGDPVPVRGTDGLYHLVYELQILNSSPRPAAISSITSSAGGDEISMMTSADVIARTLPIGDYPFPPEAMSEIPAGTTAVVLMDTTFESRDAVPGQIDHELTATFGEVRSGQANYATLFPTEATAHATTRIGAGDPVVVGPPLTGADWVAVNACCSLSPHRGTMIPIGGRINAAERYAIDWSRFDLSRPLVENGEQSTFAGDPTVNANYYTYDQPVLAVAEGEVAVVVDDLPDAEPHVLQEGLPLSEYGGNHIVLKIADGVYAFYAHLKPGSVTVQVGDHVRLGDEIARTGNSGNTTESHLHFHLMDGTAPLTATNLPFEISSFTMQGNGNEDGSEFVLDRGQRENELPLILSGIGFPD; translated from the coding sequence ATGATCACCCGCCGGCTTCGTCTGCTGCTCGCGTGTTCCGCCGTCACGGCTGCCGCGCTCATCTCCTCCTGCACCGCAAGTGACCTGAGCGACGACCCGACGTCGAGCGCGTCGGCCCCGAGTCCTCTGCAGATGCCGGAAGAGGAGGCTGTCGACGAGTTCTCACCTCTGATCGTCTCGAGCGTCGCGGGCGATCCCGTGCCGGTGCGGGGGACGGATGGGCTCTACCACCTGGTGTACGAGTTGCAGATCTTGAACTCGTCACCACGACCAGCAGCGATCAGCAGCATCACCTCCTCCGCCGGCGGCGACGAGATCTCCATGATGACCAGCGCCGACGTCATCGCGCGCACCCTGCCGATCGGCGACTATCCGTTCCCTCCCGAAGCGATGTCTGAGATCCCGGCGGGAACGACCGCCGTGGTCCTGATGGATACGACTTTCGAGTCTCGCGACGCGGTTCCCGGCCAGATCGATCATGAGCTCACCGCGACGTTCGGTGAGGTGCGTTCCGGGCAGGCGAACTACGCCACCCTCTTCCCGACCGAAGCGACCGCCCATGCGACGACCCGGATCGGCGCAGGAGACCCGGTCGTGGTCGGGCCACCATTGACCGGTGCGGACTGGGTCGCAGTCAACGCATGCTGCAGCCTGTCCCCGCACCGCGGGACGATGATCCCGATCGGGGGACGGATCAACGCCGCGGAGCGGTATGCGATCGACTGGTCCCGATTCGACCTCAGCCGGCCTCTCGTCGAAAACGGCGAACAATCGACGTTCGCCGGCGACCCCACCGTCAACGCGAACTACTACACGTACGACCAGCCGGTTCTCGCCGTCGCCGAAGGAGAGGTCGCGGTCGTCGTCGATGACCTCCCCGACGCCGAGCCGCACGTCCTCCAGGAGGGCCTTCCGCTGAGCGAGTACGGCGGCAACCACATCGTGCTGAAGATCGCCGACGGCGTCTACGCGTTCTACGCGCACCTCAAGCCCGGCTCGGTGACCGTGCAGGTCGGCGACCACGTCCGCCTCGGAGACGAGATCGCCCGCACCGGGAACAGCGGCAACACCACCGAGTCCCACCTCCACTTCCACCTCATGGACGGGACCGCGCCGCTGACCGCGACCAACCTGCCCTTCGAGATCAGCTCCTTCACCATGCAGGGAAACGGCAACGAGGACGGCAGCGAATTCGTCCTGGACCGGGGGCAGCGGGAGAACGAACTCCCCCTCATCCTCTCCGGCATCGGCTTCCCCGACTGA